The DNA region GTGAAACAGCGCGCCACAGGCGGCGAGTCTGTGGGCGTGGTCGTCGTTGGGTTTGTGAACGGTCTTCGTCTGTTCGTTTAGCACTCCGCGCATAGTCTCCACCGACGGTGTGGACATGCTAAAAGACAGTACCCGTCAACTCCGGGAAATCGACGGTCAGTAGACACGTCGACGACTCCGTCGGGCTCTCGAAACGACGGGTCCTTCCGCCTCGCGACTACCGCGTAGAACGGATCGGACCCCAATTGAGCCTCCGAAATCACGTCGACGTCGTCGAATCCGCCGACGCCTCGAAATACCGCCGGACGAGCGCCGCCCGCTCGTCCATCGACACCGTCCGCCACGCCCAAACCGCTTTCTGCGCGAACAGCCAGTTCGAGAAGGAGACGATACAGACACCCCTGGGTCGGAGTACACGCCGAATCTCGGCGACGACGGCTCCGGAATACTGGACAGATACTGCGACGAGGACGGCGTCGA from Haloprofundus halobius includes:
- a CDS encoding class I SAM-dependent methyltransferase; translation: MENVSVDAVLVAVSVQYSGAVVAEIRRVLRPRGVCIVSFSNWLFAQKAVWAWRTVSMDERAALVRRYFEASADSTTST